The genome window GCTAGGAATCATTTGCCGGTCATTATATAATGACGTGCCCAAAAATGGAGGTTAACTGCCGCCCATGCCACGAGACCGCGTGCGCACCGATTTGAATCGAGCCGATGTAAAGACTTCTCTTTCCAGTGAACCGCTTTATCGAACAACCTACGGCGCCGCGTTCCTCGGCGACTCGCAAGAACTGCTTGCTCAAATCCCGACGGGCAGCGTCAATCTCGTTTTCACGTCTCCGCCTTACGCACTCCACTTCAAAAAGGAGTACGGGAACGCCCAGAAAGGTGACTACGTCAGGTGGTTCCTTCCCTTCGCGACTCAGATCCTGCGCGTGTTAAGAGACGACGGCAGTTTTGTCCTGAATATCGGCGGTAGTTACAACGAAGGGAAACCCACCCGTTCGCTTTAT of Nitrospirota bacterium contains these proteins:
- a CDS encoding DNA methyltransferase; translation: MRTDLNRADVKTSLSSEPLYRTTYGAAFLGDSQELLAQIPTGSVNLVFTSPPYALHFKKEYGNAQKGDYVRWFLPFATQILRVLRDDGSFVLNIGGSYNEGKPTRSLY